The sequence below is a genomic window from Bradyrhizobium septentrionale.
CGCATGGCGATGTCGACGGTGGACACGCCGGTCGATTACATCAATCCGCACGCCACCTCGACGCCGGCCGGCGATCCGCCGGAGATCGAGGCGATCCGCAAGGTGTTCGGCAGCGGCGACAAGTGCCCGCCGATCTCGGCGACCAAGGCGCTGACCGGGCACTCGCTCGGTGCCACCGGCGTGCAGGAGGCGATCTATTCGCTGCTGATGCTGAACAACGGCTTCATCTGCGAAAGCGCCCACATCACCGAGCTCGATCCGGTGTTTGCCGACATGCCGATCGTGCGCAAGCGCATCGACAACGCCAAGCTCACGACCGTGCTGTCGAATTCGTTCGGCTTCGGCGGCACCAACGCCACGCTGGTGTTCAGGCGGCTTGATGCGTGATTTCGCCTCCCCTTGCTTGCCGAGGGAGCGAATGGGGACATTGCAACGATTCGGAATGGGGTGGGAATGATTATCGAACCGCGCGTGCGAGGCTTCATCTGCACGACGGCACATCCCGTCGGCTGCGCCACCAATGTTCGCGAGCAGATCGCCTATGTTCTCCGCCAGGGCCCGGTCGCGGACTGCCCCAAGCGCGTCGCCGTGCTCGGCTGTTCGACCGGCTATGGCCTCGCCAGCCGCATCGTTGCGACCTTCGCCGGCGGTGCAGACACCATCGGCGTGTCGCTGGAGCGAGAGCCTTCGGAGAAGAGAACCGCCAGCGCCGGCTGGTACAACAACCGCGCCTTCGAGATCGAGGCCGAGAAGATCGGACGGTCTCCGCTCACGCTGGAGGGCGATGCCTTCTCCGACGAGCTGAAGCAGAACTTCATCGATCGCGTGCGTGAGAAGTTCGGTCAGCTCGACCTGCTGGTCTACAGCATGGCGGCTCCCGCCAGGACCGATCCCGACACCGGCAAGACCTATCGCTCGGTCATCAAGCCGCTCGGCGCCCCCGTCGAGATCAAGACGCTCGACACCGAGACCGGCGAGGTCTTCCAGACCACGCTTGAGCCGGCGACCGAGGATCAAACCGCGGCCACGGTTGCGGTGATGGGCGGCGACGACTGGAAGCGCTGGATCGACCAGCTCGCGGATGCCGGCGTGCTGGCGCCGGGCTTCCGCACGCTCAACTACACCTATATCGGCAGCGAACTGACCTGGCCGATCTACTGGAACGGCACGCTCGGCCGCGCCAAGGTCGACCTCGACCGCAAGGCGGAAGCGATCCGGGGCCGGCTCGGTCCGGACGCGGCCCGCGTCGTCGCGCTGAAGGCCGTGGTCACCCAGGCGAGCTCGGCTATCCCGGTGGTGCCGCTCTATGGCACGGTGCTGTTCAAGGTCATGAAGCAGCTCGGGCTCCATGAAGGCTGCATCGAGCAGATCGACCGCCTGTTCCGCACGCGCCTCGGCAAGAGCGTGGAGCTTGATAACGAACAGCGCATCAGGGTCGACGACTGGGAGCTTTCGCCCGAGGTGCAGACCGAGGTGTCGCGGCGCTGGCCGCTGCTCACCACCGCGACGCTCGGCGAACTGGCCGATCTCGGTGAATACAAGAGCCAGTTCCTCCGCCTGTTCGGCTTCGGCATCGACGGCGTCGACTACGCGCAGGACGTCGATCCCTGCGTCGTGCCGGGTTAATTGTTCGGGAATCCGCGCTTCTCCTTCCCCCTGAAAGGGGGAAGGTCGGGATGGGGGTCAGACGCGGGTGATGCTCTGTATGCGGAGAGAGCGGATCCCCACCCGCTTTGCTCTGGCGAGCAAAGCGACCTCCCCTTTTCAAGGGGAGGTTAAGACACAGCCGGATGGAGCCAACGGGCTACATGCCTCACCCCGCCGCGATCTTCTCCGCGCGCTGGAATGCGGGCCGCGCCACGCAGCGGTCGATATAGGCGTCGAAGGACGGCCGCGGCGGCACCATCTTGAACACGCGCACCGCAAAATTCAGCCCCGCGCCGATCGCGATGTCGGCGGCCGAGAATTGATCGCCGAGAATCCACGGTCCCTTTTGTAGCTCGGCGTCGAGCACGTCGAACACCTGCGCCGCGCTGCCCCACGCCGCGGTGCTGGTCGGCACTTCCAACTTGGTGAAGAGCTGGATCAGCGCCGGCTCGATGCAGCTCGGCGAGAAGAACAGCCACTGCAGATAGCGTGCGCGCTTCGGATCCGTTGTTGCCGGCGCGAGCTTTGTCTCCGGATAGCGGTCGGCGATATAGGCGCAGATCGCCGCCGCCTCGGCGAGTTGCGCGTCGCCGTCGGTCAGCGCCGGCACCTTGCCCATCGGGTTGATCTTGAGGAAGTCCGGTGACTTCTGCGCGCCCGTGCTGATATCGGTCAGCACCCGTTCGTAGGCGAGGCCGGATTCCTCCAGCAGCCAGATGGCGGAGAACGAGCGCGAGCGCGGCGACCAGTACAGCTTGATCATGGTGCGAACCCTTTCTTCGGCGTGGACGAGCAGCGCACGTTTCATCGCATGTCTGCATCGTCCTGGTAACGGACTATGGCTGCGGAAAACGCGCCTGCCAGTGTGGTTCGATTCGTTGGCCTGGTCCGCGGGCCGATCTATTCGCCCTTCAGATAGTCCGGCAGCGCCTGGTCCAGCTGTTCCGCAACGAGCCCGCGGGCTTTCTCGCGCAGCGTCGCGCTGGAGGCCGCGGCCGCGGGAGGGGCGGGAAAGTCCGAATTGTCGAGATGCTTCAGCGGATTTTCTGTCATTCTCATGCCTTCGGAGAATCTGTTGCGCATATTCACCAATGTGCGGTCGATCCTCGCGTAGCTCCTGCCGTCGAGCAGCGTCAGCGCAACATTGGCGAACACATGCGAGTGCCTGAGCATCGAGCCGAGGCCCTGATTGTAGGTGCCGATGCCGTTGAGGTCGAGGTTGGTGTTCTGCGGACGCAGCCTGAATTTGGTCACGACGAGGTAGCGGTCGCAGTTCGCATTGGACGTGAAGCTTTGAACGATCGCCGGCAGGTCCTCGCTTGGATCCGGCAGCAAATGTGGCTTCGGATGGTAGAGCGGGTCGAACGCGTTCTTCGGATAGCTGATCCTGCGCACCGCGGGGTCATTGCCGGTTGCCACGCGAACCCGCGCGAACACGAGATCGTCGAGTCCCCAGTCGATCTGAACATCGGCGCCTTCGTACTCGAAGGGGGTCACGCCGAACTTCTGCACGGCGAATTGATTTCCGAGCACCGAGATCACGCCGAGCCGGCACGGACCGGTCTCCGCGGCAACGGGCGGCTTAACGGTCGCCTTGGCCTTCGGCGCAGCCTTCTTCGCGGCGGGCTTGATGGGGGCGGGCGGTGCGGGCGATGTCGAAGGGGACTGAGCCCATCCGGTTGCGGCAAAGCATGATACGAGGAGGGCGACGGCGAGGGTGCGAAACATAGCGCGATGAGCGGAAGTTGATGTGGCGACCCTGACAAACTAGAGCGTGTAGCTATTGTCCGCAAGCGAGCGCGGGATTTCTATCGCTTCTTCCACCGATAGTGCTTCATCATGAAACCGGTCGCCGGATTGGGCTCCTCCTTCTCGAACACGAAGCCCTCGCGCTCGTACCAGCGCCAGGCCTTGTCGTTCTCGCGGACGCATTTCAGCCAGATCTCGTCGGGCAATTGCTCACGGGTGAAGGCGAGCAAATGGCGTCCCAGGCTGCGGCCTTGATGGCCTGGCGCGACCATCAGCTGGTCGAGCAGCAAGGTCGGCAGATGCAGCGCCAGCATCGCGGCGATCGTGCCGCGATCGTCGGCGACGAACAGGCTCCAGCCATTGTCGATCTCGCGGCGCAGGCGCGCGCGCAGATCGCTCAACAGGCTATCGCTCCGTGGTGTGAGCCCGGTCGAGGTCCAGCTCTCCATCCAGATGCGCGCGATCTCGTCATATTCGCCGGGGCGGCCGGGGCGGATCGTCGGCAGCGTCATCGTCGGCTCCTCCGGGCGCACAGCCGGGCCTTCCCAAGAAAGAAGGCCCCACAAGCCCCACGAGCGTCTCGCGGGGCTTTCAAACCTAGCGCGGCCGCTTGTGGCCAGCGAGCCCTGCCGGCTCATATCCCGAGCGTGCCGGCCTTTGCTGCCGCATAGCGCTCGGCCACGGCCTTCCAGTTCACCGTGTTCCACCACGCCTTGAGGTAATCGGGCCGGCGGTTCTGATAGGTCAGATAATAAGCGTGCTCCCAGACATCGTTGCCGAGCAGCGCGCGCTTGCCGTCCATGATCGGGTTGTCCTGGTTCGGCCGCGTCTCGATCGCGAGCTTGCCGTCCCTGGTTACGGTGACGAACACCCAGCCGGAGCCGAACACGCGCCCGCCCGCGGCATTGAAATCGGTCTGGAATTTCTCCATGCCGCCGAGGTCGCGGTCGATCGCGGCGAGCACTTCGCCGTCAGCCTTGCCGCCGTTCGGTCCCATGATCTGCCAGAACATCGTGTGGTTGGCGTGGCCGCCCATGTTGTTGCGGACACCGGTGCGGATCGCGTCCGGCACATTGCCTAGATTGGCGAGCACGTCGGTGAGC
It includes:
- the fabV gene encoding enoyl-ACP reductase FabV, producing MIIEPRVRGFICTTAHPVGCATNVREQIAYVLRQGPVADCPKRVAVLGCSTGYGLASRIVATFAGGADTIGVSLEREPSEKRTASAGWYNNRAFEIEAEKIGRSPLTLEGDAFSDELKQNFIDRVREKFGQLDLLVYSMAAPARTDPDTGKTYRSVIKPLGAPVEIKTLDTETGEVFQTTLEPATEDQTAATVAVMGGDDWKRWIDQLADAGVLAPGFRTLNYTYIGSELTWPIYWNGTLGRAKVDLDRKAEAIRGRLGPDAARVVALKAVVTQASSAIPVVPLYGTVLFKVMKQLGLHEGCIEQIDRLFRTRLGKSVELDNEQRIRVDDWELSPEVQTEVSRRWPLLTTATLGELADLGEYKSQFLRLFGFGIDGVDYAQDVDPCVVPG
- a CDS encoding glutathione S-transferase family protein, whose translation is MIKLYWSPRSRSFSAIWLLEESGLAYERVLTDISTGAQKSPDFLKINPMGKVPALTDGDAQLAEAAAICAYIADRYPETKLAPATTDPKRARYLQWLFFSPSCIEPALIQLFTKLEVPTSTAAWGSAAQVFDVLDAELQKGPWILGDQFSAADIAIGAGLNFAVRVFKMVPPRPSFDAYIDRCVARPAFQRAEKIAAG
- a CDS encoding GNAT family N-acetyltransferase, with translation MTLPTIRPGRPGEYDEIARIWMESWTSTGLTPRSDSLLSDLRARLRREIDNGWSLFVADDRGTIAAMLALHLPTLLLDQLMVAPGHQGRSLGRHLLAFTREQLPDEIWLKCVRENDKAWRWYEREGFVFEKEEPNPATGFMMKHYRWKKR
- a CDS encoding superoxide dismutase codes for the protein MPLMSRRHLIIAATGIAAAAASSRTAFAQAAAQAPSGPFKIDPLTYPTNALEPHIDAKTMEIHHDRHHQAYVTNLNNFAKDNPQIAEKPLTDVLANLGNVPDAIRTGVRNNMGGHANHTMFWQIMGPNGGKADGEVLAAIDRDLGGMEKFQTDFNAAGGRVFGSGWVFVTVTRDGKLAIETRPNQDNPIMDGKRALLGNDVWEHAYYLTYQNRRPDYLKAWWNTVNWKAVAERYAAAKAGTLGI